In Elaeis guineensis isolate ETL-2024a chromosome 1, EG11, whole genome shotgun sequence, a genomic segment contains:
- the LOC105035575 gene encoding uncharacterized protein isoform X1, translating to MVKNVWFARGGLTPLCMDRVLHEMHINGDILLRGDLIDPTSGHLYQMLRRVGHMIGISRSLALQDNFEDLLILRPLLQERAAEIIKILNENHWTSACVITIGKFQSICKGSDEAATILSFLCECGKARYFSIRKEDFIEGVKLSLVPVSVSSISRLDYDALHLNWTTEKLQQQLDVIDRRWEISRKMALASFKAGNKQTAYRHIRQSKLLSESRAKCTSLLERVEVVLGVITDAESTKKVSEAIQIGAQAIKEHRISVEEVHLHLQELDEQVAAQKQVEEALESMPLQSMDIDGEDVEEEFKMLEMELADEMPQPQVVEPVAKGAEEVKAQESVDSLSKTLSTLNLEAV from the exons G CATGAAATGCATATCAATGGTGATATCTTATTAAGAGGGGATCTAATTGATCCAACAAGTGGGCATCTATATCAGATGCTTAGAAGAGTGGGACACATGATAGGTATCTCCAGATCATTGGCTTTACAAGATAACTTTGAAGATCTTCTCATCTTAAGGCCATTGCTTCAG GAAAGAGCTGCTGAGATTATTAAGATTTTAAATGAGAACCATTGGACTTCTGCTTGTGTTATTACAATCGGGAAGTTCCAGAGCATCTGCAAGGGATCTGATGAAGCTGCCACAATCTTAAGTTTTCTGTGTGAATGTGGGAAGGCACGATACTTCTCGATCAGAAAGGAAGATTTTATTGAG GGTGTCAAACTGTCTCTCGTGCCAGTATCTGTTTCCAGCATCTCAAGGCTTGACTATGATGCTTTGCACTTGAATTGGACAACAGAAAAGTTGCAGCAACAACTTGATGTGATTGATCGCCGTTGGGAGAT TTCAAGAAAAATGGCATTAGCTTCCTTTAAAGCAGGGAATAAACAAACTGCTTATAGGCATATACGGCAGTCCAAGTTATTATCAGAAAGCAGGGCTAAATGTACATCACTTTTGGAACGGGTGGAAGTAGTTCTTGGTGTCATTACAGATGCTGAATCGACGAAGAAG GTTTCTGAGGCTATCCAAATAGGTGCTCAAGCAATCAAGGAACACAGGATCAGTGTGGAAGAAGTTCATCTCCATCTTCAAGAGCTTGATGAGCAAGTTGCTGCTCAAAAGCAAGTTGAGGAAGCCTTGG AATCAATGCCACTTCAGTCTATGGATATTGATggtgaagatgtcgaagaagagtTTAAGATGCTGGAAATGGAACTTGCAGACGAAATGCCTCAGCCTCAAGTGGTGGAACCTGTTGCAAAAGGTGCAGAGGAAGTGAAGGCTCAAGAGTCTGTTGATTCCCTGAGCAAAACTCTGTCAACTCTCAATCTTGAGGCTGTTTAG
- the LOC105035575 gene encoding uncharacterized protein isoform X2, with protein MDRVLHEMHINGDILLRGDLIDPTSGHLYQMLRRVGHMIGISRSLALQDNFEDLLILRPLLQERAAEIIKILNENHWTSACVITIGKFQSICKGSDEAATILSFLCECGKARYFSIRKEDFIEGVKLSLVPVSVSSISRLDYDALHLNWTTEKLQQQLDVIDRRWEISRKMALASFKAGNKQTAYRHIRQSKLLSESRAKCTSLLERVEVVLGVITDAESTKKVSEAIQIGAQAIKEHRISVEEVHLHLQELDEQVAAQKQVEEALESMPLQSMDIDGEDVEEEFKMLEMELADEMPQPQVVEPVAKGAEEVKAQESVDSLSKTLSTLNLEAV; from the exons G CATGAAATGCATATCAATGGTGATATCTTATTAAGAGGGGATCTAATTGATCCAACAAGTGGGCATCTATATCAGATGCTTAGAAGAGTGGGACACATGATAGGTATCTCCAGATCATTGGCTTTACAAGATAACTTTGAAGATCTTCTCATCTTAAGGCCATTGCTTCAG GAAAGAGCTGCTGAGATTATTAAGATTTTAAATGAGAACCATTGGACTTCTGCTTGTGTTATTACAATCGGGAAGTTCCAGAGCATCTGCAAGGGATCTGATGAAGCTGCCACAATCTTAAGTTTTCTGTGTGAATGTGGGAAGGCACGATACTTCTCGATCAGAAAGGAAGATTTTATTGAG GGTGTCAAACTGTCTCTCGTGCCAGTATCTGTTTCCAGCATCTCAAGGCTTGACTATGATGCTTTGCACTTGAATTGGACAACAGAAAAGTTGCAGCAACAACTTGATGTGATTGATCGCCGTTGGGAGAT TTCAAGAAAAATGGCATTAGCTTCCTTTAAAGCAGGGAATAAACAAACTGCTTATAGGCATATACGGCAGTCCAAGTTATTATCAGAAAGCAGGGCTAAATGTACATCACTTTTGGAACGGGTGGAAGTAGTTCTTGGTGTCATTACAGATGCTGAATCGACGAAGAAG GTTTCTGAGGCTATCCAAATAGGTGCTCAAGCAATCAAGGAACACAGGATCAGTGTGGAAGAAGTTCATCTCCATCTTCAAGAGCTTGATGAGCAAGTTGCTGCTCAAAAGCAAGTTGAGGAAGCCTTGG AATCAATGCCACTTCAGTCTATGGATATTGATggtgaagatgtcgaagaagagtTTAAGATGCTGGAAATGGAACTTGCAGACGAAATGCCTCAGCCTCAAGTGGTGGAACCTGTTGCAAAAGGTGCAGAGGAAGTGAAGGCTCAAGAGTCTGTTGATTCCCTGAGCAAAACTCTGTCAACTCTCAATCTTGAGGCTGTTTAG
- the LOC105035568 gene encoding pentatricopeptide repeat-containing protein At3g16610-like: protein MKPRETITTCLGLYQFSAPPRTRPRLPPSPHSNSIANSPPSPSPTSQYQESHLPKPSSFSHRTLFLHLRSTTSPHEARKLHGLILVHGYLHQKPSLVLGSQLVNIYVSLDCFDEALLVFHQLPKRNSFAWNSILKGFVNAGRFSEVLAFYRKMTTEGLPADNFTYPLVLKACSELSALEQGRQVQESIESNSVHCDSKSNLYVRCALIDMFAKCGSLREARRVFDDMPMRDVVSWGAMICGTMHHGDWLEALNLFRSMRLEGIQTDSVIVATVLPACGRLGALHVGMGLHGCAIRSGFGDDLCVSNALIDMYCKCGYTPLAHHLFRSMEYNDVVSWSSLIAGYSQNCEYSESVDLFIEMMGSGVRPSSVTIASVLPSFSEGKLLKQGKEIHGYAIRHGFEFDVFIASALVDLYCQSGSMREAEFIFEIMSDRDIAIGNSILAGYATNGNVDFAFQTLRRIRESGLHPNSVTMVTVLPLCNRFTMLNQGKELHGYVTRASLDCMISVNNSLIDMYCKCGCLDLGKKVFEQMTKRDIVTYNTIIAAFGMHGHGIEAFSFFSHMEGERIVPDKVTFIALLSACSHAGLLRRGLHYYNSMIEDYGILPEMEHYSCMVDLYSRSGYLDEAWEFIRKMPVKPDIDVLGSLLGACRVYKRLDLAELVSKQIFERKPEDPGYYILLSNIYAAAGRWADVMNVRTMVKDRGLMKKPGSSWIQIGSSIHPFLARDRSLAEFDQIYDIIGILLLEMREEGYVPDMSFPHNLAEDDFTYVD from the coding sequence ATGAAACCGAGAGAAACCATCACCACATGCCTTGGCCTTTACCAATTCTCAGCGCCACCCAGAACCAGACCCAGACTTCCGCCTTCGCCACATTCGAATTCCATCGCAAATTCGCCTCCAAGTCCATCTCCCACGAGCCAGTACCAGGAATCTCATCTGCCAAAACCGTCTTCCTTCTCCCACCGTACCCTCTTCCTTCACCTGAGATCAACGACCAGTCCCCATGAAGCTAGAAAGCTGCATGGCCTCATACTAGTTCACGGCTATCTCCACCAGAAACCCAGCCTCGTGTTAGGCTCGCAACTTGTCAACATCTATGTCAGCCTTGACTGCTTTGATGAAGCCCTGCTTGTCTTCCACCAACTGCCGAAAAGAAACTCCTTTGCCTGGAACTCGATCCTCAAAGGCTTTGTCAATGCGGGTCGGTTCTCTGAGGTATTGGCGTTTTATCGCAAGATGACGACTGAAGGCCTGCCGGCCGATAATTTCACTTACCCGCTCGTTCTGAAGGCATGTTCAGAATTATCGGCTCTCGAGCAGGGCAGACAGGTCCAGGAATCGATCGAATCCAACAGCGTTCATTGCGATTCAAAATCCAATCTTTATGTGCGATGCGCCCTCATAGACATGTTTGCAAAGTGTGGCAGCTTAAGAGAAGCTCGGAGAGTATTTGACGATATGCCGATGAGAGATGTGGTCTCGTGGGGAGCGATGATCTGTGGAACTATGCATCATGGAGATTGGTTGGAGGCCTTGAATCTGTTTAGAAGTATGAGGTTGGAAGGTATACAGACCGATTCGGTGATCGTAGCGACTGTTCTTCCGGCATGCGGTAGGTTAGGAGCTTTGCATGTGGGAATGGGGTTGCATGGCTGTGCCATCAGAAGTGGATTTGGTGATGATCTCTGTGTTTCAAATGCTTTGATAGACATGTACTGTAAATGTGGATATACTCCATTAGCTCATCATCTGTTCCGTTCTATGGAATACAATGACGTAGTCTCTTGGAGTAGCTTAATCGCAGGGTATTCCCAGAACTGTGAATATAGTGAGAGTGTGGATTTGTTCATTGAGATGATGGGGTCAGGTGTAAGACCCAGTTCGGTCACTATAGCTAGTGTTCTTCCTAGTTTTTCAGAAGGGAAGCTGCTCAAGCAAGGAAAAGAGATCCATGGCTATGCCATTAGACATGGTTTTGAGTTTGATGTATTTATTGCGAGTGCACTGGTTGATCTTTATTGCCAAAGTGGGTCGATGAGAGAAGCGGAGTTCATTTTTGAAATCATGTCGGATAGAGATATCGCAATAGGGAACTCAATACTAGCAGGATATGCCACGAATGGAAATGTGGATTTTGCCTTCCAAACATTGCGAAGGATCCGGGAATCAGGATTACATCCAAATTCTGTGACCATGGTGACTGTTCTTCCTTTGTGCAATCGCTTCACTATGCTCAACCAAGGAAAGGAACTGCATGGTTACGTGACTAGAGCCAGTCTGGATTGCATGATTTCTGTGAATAATTCGCTGATAGATATGTACTGCAAGTGTGGGTGTCTAGACCTTGGGAAGAAGGTTTTTGAGCAGATGACAAAAAGGGATATTGTTACTTATAACACTATAATTGCTGCATTTGGAATGCATGGTCATGGTATTGAGGCATTTTCATTCTTCAGCCATATGGAGGGAGAGAGAATTGTGCCAGATAAAGTTACATTTATAGCGCTGCTTTCAGCTTGCAGCCATGCTGGTCTTCTCAGAAGAGGCTTGCACTACTACAATTCCATGATAGAAGACTATGGTATTCTTCCAGAAATGGAGCACTACTCATGCATGGTGGACCTTTACAGCAGATCTGGGTACCTGGATGAGGCATGGGAGTTTATCAGAAAGATGCCAGTGAAACCAGATATTGATGTATTGGGAAGCCTTCTGGGAGCTTGTAGAGTTTATAAAAGACTAGACCTTGCTGAGCTTGTTAGTAAACAGATTTTTGAAAGGAAGCCTGAAGATCCAGGGTACTATATTCTGCTGTCTAATATATATGCTGCTGCTGGGAGATGGGCAGATGTAATGAATGTAAGAACAATGGTAAAAGACAGGGGTTTGATGAAGAAACCAGGCAGTAGCTGGATTCAGATTGGATCTTCTATTCATCCATTTCTTGCTAGAGATCGGTCACTTGCAgaatttgatcagatttatgaCATTATTGGCATCCTACTTTTAGAGATGAGGGAGGAAGGTTATGTTCCTGACATGAGCTTCCCTCATAATTTAGCAGAGGATGATTTCACTTATGTGGATTAA
- the LOC105035562 gene encoding LOW QUALITY PROTEIN: transcription factor PHYTOCHROME INTERACTING FACTOR-LIKE 15 (The sequence of the model RefSeq protein was modified relative to this genomic sequence to represent the inferred CDS: inserted 1 base in 1 codon), with protein sequence MPLSEFHQTRKVDTSQSKMTNCSSDLPSFMPDSEFVELLWENGQIVMHGQSNRPRKSFFSTTFSRAQEKDSRDAVISKTGQIEAMDPLVNDFSPTEASGNAGLNAQDDDTVPWINYSIEDSLQNDYCQDYMLEFPGASLNSVSTHTETVLADRSHGFTQTSAKSSRNVEHGRTCEQLAGGSDPSRIKCSQLFQLSPERRSSAPSMKSRATELSTRATSSTHHGLAGYLLSSRLEKQGLASSTLSQSSGSIGLTNFSHFSGPAALAKANLLSLDRLRNNEKASTTTSSNPMESTSGFLATPGLASAAPKVERRSTTKPQQERVSVEKPDADHDGNVHNNNSIVPDCVKRQSSGRNETEKGPEAAVASSSVCSGNGAGAASNDPKHRAKRKNYEGEESGNQSEDHEDESMGLKKSATVRGTSTKRSRAAEVHNLSERRRRDRINEKMRALQELIPNCNKVDKASMLDEAIEYLKSLQLQVQFLTQIMSMGSGSCMLPLIPPAGIQQHMRMPPMAHLSQMGVGMGMGMRLGYGMGMLDMNGSASCPLLPLPPMHGPQFPFPSIPGTQGLHGMPGSTGLPMFGIPGQGLPASMPHIPPLGSPSGLSATPDSMPGSAGMTNNPLPVTDTSPSSTSKDQHHRSLDXEKIQKTRTDDAQIKNSTQEAKESVKKSALVQMSNQTLHATGNGVQAKKGVHPPAQLATVDSFQALAD encoded by the exons ATGCCGCTCTCTGAGTTCCATCAGACAAGAAAAGTTGATACTAGCCAATCCAAGATGACCAATTGCTCATCTGATCTGCCTTCTTTTAT GCCCGACAGTGAATTCGTCGAACTGCTGTGGGAGAATGGTCAGATCGTGATGCATGGCCAGTCCAACAGGCCTAGGAAGAGCTTCTTCTCCACCACCTTCTCTAGAGCTCAGGAGAAGGATAGCAGAGATGCCGTTATCTCGAAGACCGGACAGATCGAAGCTATGGATCCATTGGTGAATGATTTCTCTCCCACCGAGGCCTCGGGTAATGCAGGTTTGAATGCTCAGGATGATGATACCGTCCCCTGGATTAATTACTCGATCGAGGATTCTCTTCAAAACGATTACTGCCAAGATTACATGCTGGAATTCCCAGGGGCGAGCCTGAATTCTGTGTCTACTCATACCGAAACCGTGCTCGCGGATAGAAGCCATGGTTTCACTCAGACTTCCGCAAAGAGTTCACGTAACGTGGAACATGGGCGCACTTGTGAACAGCTTGCAGGAGGCTCGGATCCTAGCCGGATTAAGTGCAGCCAGTTGTTTCAGTTGTCGCCGGAACGGCGGAGTTCGGCCCCGAGTATGAAGTCGAGGGCGACAGAGTTGAGCACCAGAGCAACCAGTAGTACGCACCATGGTCTGGCTGGGTATTTGCTGAGCTCGAGGCTGGAAAAGCAAGGTCTTGCTAGTTCTACGTTGTCACAGTCAAGCGGTAGCATTGGTTTGACGAACTTCTCTCATTTCTCCGGACCTGCTGCACTGGCCAAAGCCAACCTCCTGAGTCTCGATAGGTTGAGAAACAATGAGAAAGCTTCCACCACCACCAGTAGCAACCCGATGGAGTCCACCAGTGGTTTCTTAGCAACTCCAGGGTTGGCTTCAGCGGCACCCAAAGTAGAGCGGAGATCAACTACAAAGCCTCAACAGGAAAGGGTCTCGGTCGAGAAGCCAGATGCCGATCATGATGGCAATGTGCATAACAATAATAGCATAGTGCCCGACTGCGTTAAGCGTCAGAGCTCAGGAAGGAATGAGACCGAAAAGGGTCCTGAAGCAGCTGTAGCATCTTCTTCTGTGTGTTCGGGCAACGGTGCTGGGGCAGCATCTAATGATCCTAAACACAGAGCGAAAAGGAAAAATTATGAAGGAGAAGAATCCGGTAACCAGAGTGAA GATCATGAGGATGAGTCTATGGGCCTAAAGAAGTCTGCTACTGTGCGAGGCACAAGCACAAAGCGAAGCCGTGCTGCAGAAGTGCATAATTTGTCTGAAAGA AGGCGAAGGGATAGGATTAACGAGAAAATGCGTGCACTTCAAGAGCTCATACCCAACTGCAATAAG GTGGACAAGGCTTCAATGCTCGACGAGGCCATCGAGTATCTTAAATCTCTCCAGCTTCAAGTCCAG TTCTTGACGCAGATCATGTCAATGGGAAGTGGGTCATGCATGCTCCCCTTGATTCCACCGGCTGGTATTCAACAGCACATGCGCATGCCTCCCATGGCACATTTATCACAGATGGGTGTAGGCATGGGAATGGGCATGAGATTAGGTTATGGTATGGGGATGCTAGACATGAATGGTTCTGCAAGTTGCCCTCTACTTCCGCTTCCTCCCATGCATGGACCACAGTTTCCTTTCCCCTCAATTCCTGGAACCCAGGGTCTGCATGGGATGCCCGGTTCCACCGGTCTTCCAATGTTTGGAATTCCGGGGCAGGGGCTTCCGGCATCAATGCCTCACATTCCACCACTTGGTTCTCCGTCAGGCCTTTCTGCCACACCGGACTCGATGCCTGGCTCAGCAGGGATGACTAATAATCCATTACCAGTAACAGATACATCTCCCTCATCAACTTCCAAGGATCAACATCACCGAAGCCTAG TTGAAAAAATACAGAAAACAAGAACCGACGACGCGCAGATTAAGAATTCTACTCAG GAAGCAAAAGAATCAGTCAAAAAGTCTGCCTTGGTGCAAATGAGTAATCAGACATTGCATGCTACCGGGAATGGAGTCCAGGCCAAAAAGGGAGTCCACCCACCAGCACAactg GCGACGGTTGATTCATTTCAGGCACTGGCTGATTGA